Genomic segment of Tautonia rosea:
CCAGATTGTACCCAGGGATCCAAACGATATCACCGGCCCCGGCGGAATTGGAGAGGACCTCTTCCGACAGCCTGGCGGCACCTACGGGTATACCATCCGGTTTCAGAACAAGCCCGAGGCTTCCGCACCAGCACAGGAGGTATTTATCACGCAGACGCTCGACCCTGACCTGGACTGGGACACATTCCAGCTCACTTCGTTCGGCTGGGCAGGTTACGAGTTTGACGTCCCAGCCGGGCGGCAGTCGTACACGACCCGAATCGACGACCCGGCCAGCAGTATGGTGGTCGAGGTGACGGCTACATTGGACGCGTCCACAGGTGTGCTCGCGTGGACCTTCCGCAGCCTGGACCCAATCTCGCTCGATTTGCCAGCCGACGCGCTTGCCGGGTTTTTGCCCCCCGACGACGACTCGGGCCGGGGCCAGGGCTTCGTGAGCTACACAATCGAGCCAGGTATCCTGGACGCAACGGGCACGCAGTACGACGCCCAGGCTCAGATCGTGTTCGACACGGAGGCAGCTCTTCTGACCAACATACATCGCAACACGATCGACGCGAGCCCGCCGGTCAGTTTCGTCGAGTCTCTGCCGGCGACCAGCACCCCAATCTTCCAAGTGCGATTCGGCGGAACCGACGCCGGCTCCGGGATCAAGGCTCGCGACGTCTGGGTTCAGGAAGATGACGGGCCATGGCGAATCTGGCTGATCAATACCACGCTGAGGTCCGCAGAGTTTGTTGGCAACCCGGGCAAGACCTATCGCTTCCTGAGCAACGCGACAGACAAGGTAGGAAATGCCGAGCCGAGAAGGATTACGGCCGACACGTTCACTCGAACGATGGCCCCCGGTCTGCCGGTCGTCGAACCCTTGAGTCCGACCATTGTCCGCTCGGTTGTCAACGGCGGTGAGGCTCAGAGGTCCCGGGTCACCAGGCTTCAGGTGGAATTCAACACGGTCGTGTCGATCGCCCAGGGCGCTTTTCGGCTGATCCGGCATGATGGACGGGTGATTGCGGTGCAGGTTTCCTCACTCCGAACGGTTGACGGGAGAAGTATTGCGACACTTACCTTCAATAGTCCCTTGCTCCAGGCGGGATCAGTGCCCGATGGCCGTTACACTCTGAAAGTGCTCGCCGAGGGTGTCGTCTCGCACGAAGGACAGCCTCTGAGTTCCTCGGGCTCTGCAGTACCAAACGGAATCCAAGTAAGTACGTTTCATCGCCTGTATGGCGATACGAATGGAGATGCCAGGGTCAATCGGGCTGATTTCAGGACCTTCCGGAACGCATTCCGATCAATAGCTCCAGAGACTCGTTACCTGGTGGAACTCGACGTAAATAACGACCGATTAATCAATCGAAAGGACGCTCATCAGTTCTTTCGGAGACTCTTCTGGCGCCGTGCGTTTCCCTGAATCGAGTCAGAGAGAACTGAAATGCACAGAAGTTTTATTTGCGGTGAAGAGATCGATGAATCAGTCCAGCTATTCGGGATTACGAGACCGAAGGCTCCGAATGGTGCATTCTGGAGGAAGGAAAGTGCCGCAGACAGTCCTTGAATCACCCCAACCAATCGTGTCCAATAGAGTCTTCACGAAACGAGTTAATCTCTTCCCGAAATCAATAATAGGATCGGTTTGATCTGGAAATGGTTTGGTAGGACTCCTACCACGCTTCCTGCCTCCGACTATTCAAACGACGAGGAAAGCACACCGATGATTCTTTGCCAGTCATGGCCGATCACAGTGTTGATGATTCCTCTAATGATGGGAATTGTATCGGCAAAACAGATTGATGGAGAAGAGTTCGAATTCTTCGAGACAAAAATCAGGCCGGTTCTCGTCGACAAGTGCTACAGGTGCCATTCAGCCGAGGCAGAACAAGCCGGGAAGCTGAAGGGAGGCTTGAAACTCGATGATCGAGACTCATTACGACTTGGAGGACCAAGCGGCCCTGCGGTTGTTCCCGGTGACGTAGACACAAGTCTTCTAATCGATGCATTACGATACGAGTTTCTTCAAATGCCTCCGGAAGGAAAACTTCCCGATGCAATCGTCAATGATTTTGTGACGTGGGTTGAACTAGGTGCCCCCGACCCGCGCGAAAACGGACGCAAGCCTCGTACTCGTTCAAATCTCGATATCGCAGCTGGTCGAAACCATTGGGCCTACCAGCGTCCTCAAGCCGTTCGGGCTCCTGAAGTGAATGACACCTCGTGGCCCTTGAATGAAATCGACCGCTTCATCCTCTCACAACTAGAAAGCGCCGGCCTTCATCCTGTTTCAGAAGCCGATCGCGGAACACTAATCCGTCGTCTCTCCTACGATCTCATTGGTGTCCCACCGACACCGAATGAAGTTCAATCGTTTCTCCGTGATAACTCACCAACCGCGTATGAAGATCTCGTTGATCGATTGATTGCGTCTCCACACTTTGGCGAACGATGGGGACGCCATTGGCTTGATGTGGCACGATTCGGCGAATCACTGACACTCCGTGGCCTTGTCCTCAAAGAAGCATGGCGATATCGTGATTACGTCATTAAAGCCTTCAATGAAGACATGCCATTTGACCAGTTTGTTCGTGAGCAGATCTCGGGCGATCTTCTTGAAGGCACGACACTCGACGATCGTCGACGACAGATCATCGCGACCGCGTTTCTTGTTCTTGGCAACACCAACCTGGAGGAACAGGATAAGGAACAGCTTCGAATGGATCTGGTTGACGAACAGATAGAAACCATTGGAAAAGCGTTGCTGGCACAAACGATTTCTTGCGCTCGCTGTCACGATCATAAATTTGATCCGATCCCGACGGCCGATTACTACGCCCTTGCGGGCATTCTGAGCAACGCAAAGGCCATGAACCATGCGAATGTTTCGCAATGGATCGAGGTGCCTTTGCCCATGGATCCTGGCAGGGAGTCAGCGATCTTGGCTTATGAGAAGTCCATTTCCGATCTGGAAAATCGCATTGAGGAGCTCCGATCCAAAACCAAGATTGCTGACATGACTAAGCAAGTGCTTTCAGTCACAGAAGTTCCCGGAATCGTGGTGGATGATGAGCACGCGGCCCGCGTCGGTGACTGGAAAACTTCGACATACTCTGGCAATTATATTGGATTAGGCTATCTTCATGATGACAACCAGGGCAAGGGAGAGAAAACACTTACTTTTCTGCCCCAACTCCCCATGGCCGACGTGTTCGAGGTCTGGATCGCATATTCTCATGGAGCGAGTCGAGCTCAAGCAGTCCCTGTGACCATTCTGAGCGCTGAAGGCGAGTCAATTCACACCGTCGACATGCGAAAGGTACCATCGATCGAAGGTCGCTTCGCGAGTCTCGGCGAATTTCGATTTGAGGCGAATGGTCAGGCTTATGTCCAGATTTCCAACCAAAATACTCAGGGCCACGTAACCGTTGATGCGGTTGTTTGGATGCCGTCCAACGCCGTGAACTCCTTCGATCACTCAACATC
This window contains:
- a CDS encoding DUF1553 domain-containing protein, with protein sequence MILCQSWPITVLMIPLMMGIVSAKQIDGEEFEFFETKIRPVLVDKCYRCHSAEAEQAGKLKGGLKLDDRDSLRLGGPSGPAVVPGDVDTSLLIDALRYEFLQMPPEGKLPDAIVNDFVTWVELGAPDPRENGRKPRTRSNLDIAAGRNHWAYQRPQAVRAPEVNDTSWPLNEIDRFILSQLESAGLHPVSEADRGTLIRRLSYDLIGVPPTPNEVQSFLRDNSPTAYEDLVDRLIASPHFGERWGRHWLDVARFGESLTLRGLVLKEAWRYRDYVIKAFNEDMPFDQFVREQISGDLLEGTTLDDRRRQIIATAFLVLGNTNLEEQDKEQLRMDLVDEQIETIGKALLAQTISCARCHDHKFDPIPTADYYALAGILSNAKAMNHANVSQWIEVPLPMDPGRESAILAYEKSISDLENRIEELRSKTKIADMTKQVLSVTEVPGIVVDDEHAARVGDWKTSTYSGNYIGLGYLHDDNQGKGEKTLTFLPQLPMADVFEVWIAYSHGASRAQAVPVTILSAEGESIHTVDMRKVPSIEGRFASLGEFRFEANGQAYVQISNQNTQGHVTVDAVVWMPSNAVNSFDHSTSSAHQSLSRLESELKELKEHGPRRDRAMSVIEEAEIRNQKVHIRGSVHNLGKEVPRGFLKIASSAETSLLPEDESGRRQLADWIVSKENPLTARVLVNRVWYWLMGEGLVPTVDNFGTTGDVPSHPELLDTMAVRFMDEGWSVKSLIREIVLSRTYRLSSDTNPVTEDVDPDNRLRWRMNRRRLDAESIRDSMLQVSGELDCRMCGPSFPKSIVADYGFESKSMRRSVYEPVFRNALPEVFEVFDFADPSMVVGRRNSSTVSTQALFLMNHPFVIEQSRLTAKRLMDGNSHNTADKIVRAYQLILGRLPTDQEQEIALEFFNQVTRPEHEGWALFVQALFGTVDFRYVH